One region of Limnospira fusiformis SAG 85.79 genomic DNA includes:
- a CDS encoding YceD family protein yields MDAIYIPHLLNAHQRTVEFQFEEFIPGLDTLTPVRGYMRVSHKTTFLDVQGRAETIVTLTCDRCLKQYNHRLKILTSEAIWLEKSSDYQIAEEVEVAFEDLVETLDPQGHFSPTDWFYQQLCLELPGRQLCDTMCQVPTAPTEVSESVDSAIDHRWAALEALKKQLSG; encoded by the coding sequence ATGGATGCTATTTACATCCCTCATTTGCTTAATGCACATCAGCGGACGGTGGAGTTTCAGTTTGAGGAGTTTATCCCGGGTTTGGATACCCTGACTCCGGTGCGAGGGTATATGCGAGTTAGTCATAAGACGACATTTTTGGATGTCCAGGGTCGTGCGGAGACGATTGTAACTTTGACTTGCGATCGCTGTCTGAAACAGTACAACCACCGCTTGAAAATTCTGACGAGTGAGGCGATCTGGTTAGAAAAATCATCTGATTACCAGATCGCTGAAGAGGTGGAGGTGGCTTTTGAGGATTTGGTGGAAACCCTAGACCCTCAAGGGCATTTTTCTCCTACGGATTGGTTTTATCAGCAGTTGTGTTTGGAATTACCAGGTCGTCAACTGTGTGACACGATGTGTCAAGTACCTACGGCCCCGACTGAGGTTTCGGAATCAGTAGATTCAGCGATAGATCACCGCTGGGCAGCCTTGGAAGCGTTAAAAAAACAATTATCTGGATAA